A DNA window from Dehalococcoidia bacterium contains the following coding sequences:
- a CDS encoding LLM class flavin-dependent oxidoreductase: MERLGIAFTSVLPVDDITAGARAAEEHGYDSVWVTEGSGKDAFSQLTAAAVATKKVRLATGVIPIFSRTPYLLAMTACALDEVSGGRATLGLGVGHKGFVEGTHGVPFDRPQQRLREYVTLLRSLFSDQPVSFQGQVLRLPTARRPYPLKGRIPIYTAVLSLSMARLAGEIADGVLLNLAPSTHIGRVIEAVHEGARKAGRDPGGIDIACYILAAPDTAESAVQGVRGQIARYGGMPFYQKMYEESGFTREVSALREAWGRSDRESAQRAVSDRMMEALAVLGSGQRDRIKMFRLAGVTLPILFAAVPLAGARPQIAKLAAAFAGA; this comes from the coding sequence ATGGAGCGCCTGGGAATCGCCTTCACCAGCGTTCTGCCGGTGGATGACATAACGGCAGGCGCCCGCGCCGCGGAGGAGCACGGCTACGATAGCGTCTGGGTGACGGAAGGCTCCGGCAAGGACGCCTTCAGCCAGCTCACCGCCGCTGCGGTAGCGACCAAAAAGGTACGGCTGGCGACGGGCGTTATCCCTATCTTCAGTCGCACGCCTTATCTGCTGGCGATGACGGCGTGCGCCCTGGATGAGGTGTCAGGCGGGCGCGCGACTCTGGGTCTGGGCGTAGGGCACAAGGGTTTCGTGGAGGGCACGCACGGGGTGCCTTTCGACAGGCCCCAGCAGCGCCTGCGCGAGTATGTGACGCTGCTGCGCTCCCTCTTCAGCGACCAGCCCGTGAGCTTTCAGGGGCAGGTGCTCCGACTGCCGACCGCCCGGCGTCCGTATCCACTCAAGGGGCGGATACCCATCTACACGGCTGTCCTCAGCCTCTCGATGGCGCGGCTCGCGGGCGAGATAGCGGATGGAGTCCTTCTGAACCTCGCGCCGTCAACGCACATCGGGCGGGTGATAGAGGCGGTCCATGAGGGCGCGCGAAAGGCGGGCCGCGACCCTGGCGGCATTGACATCGCGTGCTATATCCTGGCGGCCCCGGACACAGCGGAGTCCGCCGTCCAGGGCGTGCGCGGTCAGATTGCCAGGTACGGAGGGATGCCCTTCTACCAGAAGATGTACGAGGAGAGCGGGTTTACGCGAGAGGTCAGCGCGTTACGCGAGGCCTGGGGAAGGAGCGACCGCGAGAGCGCGCAGCGCGCCGTCTCCGACCGGATGATGGAGGCGCTGGCCGTCCTAGGGAGCGGCCAGCGCGACCGGATCAAGATGTTTCGCCTTGCGGGAGTCACGTTGCCGATATTGTTCGCCGCAGTGCCGCTCGCCGGGGCGCGACCTCAGATCGCGAAGCTGGCCGCTGCGTTTGCGGGAGCATAG